Proteins from one Mycolicibacter virginiensis genomic window:
- a CDS encoding beta-phosphoglucomutase family hydrolase: protein MVKCRHAGSPEGEHVLGLPETVRACLFDLDGVLTDTASVHTRAWKSMFDAYLSARAERTGEPFVPFDAQGDYRRFVDGRKRDDGVRAFLVSRGITLPDGADDDPPDAETVHGLGNRKNEAFRVTLQADGVEVFEGSRRYLAAVTAAGLATAVVSASANAGDVLALTGLEKFIAQRVDGVTLRAEHIAGKPAPDSFLRAAQLLGVTPTAAAVFEDALSGVAAGRAGGFGFVVGVDRVGQRDDLLSHGADVVVTDLDQLL from the coding sequence ATGGTGAAGTGTAGGCACGCCGGATCGCCGGAGGGAGAACATGTGCTGGGTCTGCCCGAAACGGTGCGTGCCTGCCTGTTCGACCTCGATGGAGTGCTCACCGACACCGCCAGCGTGCACACCCGCGCCTGGAAATCCATGTTCGACGCCTACCTGTCGGCGCGTGCCGAACGCACCGGCGAGCCGTTCGTGCCGTTCGACGCGCAAGGTGATTACCGGCGCTTCGTCGACGGCCGCAAACGCGACGACGGGGTGCGCGCGTTTCTGGTCAGCCGCGGCATCACGCTGCCCGATGGCGCCGACGACGACCCGCCCGACGCCGAAACCGTGCACGGTCTGGGCAACCGCAAAAACGAGGCGTTCCGGGTGACGCTGCAGGCCGACGGCGTGGAGGTGTTCGAGGGGTCCCGGCGCTACCTGGCGGCGGTCACCGCTGCCGGCCTGGCCACCGCCGTGGTATCAGCCAGCGCCAACGCCGGTGACGTGCTGGCGCTCACCGGTCTGGAGAAGTTCATTGCGCAGCGAGTCGACGGCGTGACGCTGCGCGCCGAACACATCGCGGGCAAGCCCGCACCGGACTCGTTTCTGCGGGCCGCGCAGCTGCTCGGGGTCACCCCCACCGCGGCAGCGGTATTCGAAGACGCCCTGTCGGGAGTGGCGGCCGGTCGAGCTGGCGGGTTCGGCTTCGTGGTGGGCGTCGACCGGGTGGGCCAGCGCGACGACCTGCTGAGCCACGGCGCCGATGTCGTAGTCACCGATCTGGATCAACTGTTGTGA
- a CDS encoding glycoside hydrolase family 65 protein: MIAQDYFPIEPWQIRETHLDLNLLGQTESLFALSNGHIGLRGNLDEGEPHGLPGTYLNSFYEVRPLPHAESGFGYPQAGQTVVDVTNGKIIRLMVDDEPMDVRYGELIDHERILDLRAGTLTRHIHWRSPAKKQVKVHSTRLVSLAQRGVAAIEYVVEAIDEFVRVTVQSELVANEDQPPTSTDPRVAAILENPLEAVECENTNTGAVLVHRTRASELMMAAAMDHEVEVPGRVQVSTMTISDVAATTVVCGLRPGQKLRIVKYLAYGWSSERSRPALRDQAIAALTGARYSGWQGLVDAQRAYLDEFWDGADVEVHGDPDCQQAIRFALFHLLQASARAERRAIPSKGLTGTGYDGHTFWDSESFILPVLIYTAPHAAADALRWRATTLDLARERATELGLSGAAFPWRTIRGQECSGYWPAGTAAWHINADIAAAFEQYRVVTGDNTVEQECGLAVLIETARLWRSLGHHDRHGVWHLYGVTGPDEYTAIVRDNVFTNLMAAHNLRTAAQACARHPDAAHELGVTTEEMAGWRDAADAAHIPYDEELGVHPQCDGFTMAAEWDFDTRNTYPLLLNEPYVRLYPAQVVKQADLLLAMQWRSHAFTDEQKARNVDYYERRTVRDSSLSACTQAVMCAEVGHLELAHDYTYETAFVDLRDLHDNTRDGLHLASLAGTWLALVAGFGGLRDDAGVLSLDPALPDGISRLRFGLRWRGFRVTVDANHSKVTYTLRDGPDGLLTINHAGEEVELSTQSPTTLPARRREPLLPAPPQPPGREPKHRREVAR, from the coding sequence ATGATCGCGCAAGATTACTTTCCGATAGAACCGTGGCAGATCCGCGAAACCCACCTCGATCTGAATCTGCTTGGGCAGACCGAGTCCCTGTTCGCACTGTCCAACGGACACATCGGCTTACGTGGCAACCTCGATGAGGGCGAACCGCACGGGCTGCCCGGCACCTACCTGAACTCGTTCTACGAGGTGCGGCCGCTGCCGCACGCCGAGTCCGGATTCGGCTACCCGCAGGCCGGGCAGACCGTCGTCGACGTGACCAACGGCAAGATCATCCGGCTGATGGTCGACGACGAACCGATGGACGTCCGCTACGGCGAGCTGATCGACCACGAACGCATCCTCGACCTGCGGGCAGGCACCCTGACCCGCCACATCCACTGGCGTTCCCCAGCGAAGAAGCAGGTCAAGGTGCATTCGACCCGATTGGTGTCGCTGGCGCAGCGCGGCGTCGCGGCCATCGAATACGTCGTCGAGGCGATCGACGAATTCGTCCGTGTGACAGTGCAATCCGAGCTGGTCGCCAATGAGGACCAGCCACCGACCTCCACCGACCCACGAGTTGCGGCGATCCTGGAGAACCCGCTGGAGGCCGTCGAATGCGAGAACACCAACACCGGCGCGGTGCTGGTGCATCGCACCCGGGCCAGCGAACTGATGATGGCCGCGGCCATGGATCACGAGGTCGAGGTACCCGGCCGGGTCCAGGTGTCCACGATGACGATCTCCGACGTGGCGGCGACCACCGTGGTGTGCGGCCTGCGCCCGGGGCAGAAACTGCGCATCGTCAAATACCTGGCCTACGGCTGGTCCAGTGAGCGGTCCCGGCCCGCGCTGCGCGATCAGGCCATCGCGGCGCTGACCGGTGCCCGCTACAGCGGCTGGCAGGGGCTGGTCGACGCCCAACGCGCCTACCTCGACGAGTTCTGGGACGGCGCCGACGTCGAGGTCCACGGCGACCCGGACTGCCAGCAGGCTATCCGCTTCGCGCTGTTCCACCTGCTGCAGGCCAGTGCCCGCGCCGAACGGCGTGCCATCCCCAGCAAGGGCCTGACCGGCACCGGTTATGACGGCCATACTTTCTGGGACAGCGAGAGTTTCATCCTGCCAGTGCTGATCTACACCGCTCCACACGCGGCAGCCGACGCGCTGCGCTGGCGAGCGACCACACTCGATCTCGCGCGCGAGCGAGCCACCGAGCTGGGACTGTCCGGCGCGGCTTTCCCGTGGCGGACGATCCGTGGCCAGGAGTGCTCCGGGTACTGGCCGGCGGGCACCGCCGCCTGGCACATCAACGCCGATATCGCGGCGGCGTTCGAGCAGTACCGGGTGGTCACCGGCGACAACACGGTGGAGCAGGAGTGCGGGCTGGCGGTGCTGATCGAGACCGCGCGACTCTGGCGCTCGCTGGGGCACCACGATCGGCACGGGGTGTGGCACCTGTACGGGGTCACCGGCCCCGACGAATACACCGCGATCGTCCGCGACAACGTGTTCACCAACCTGATGGCCGCTCACAATCTGCGCACTGCCGCGCAGGCGTGCGCCCGCCACCCCGACGCCGCCCACGAACTGGGGGTCACCACCGAGGAGATGGCCGGCTGGCGGGACGCGGCCGACGCGGCGCACATTCCCTATGACGAGGAACTCGGGGTGCATCCGCAGTGCGACGGTTTCACCATGGCCGCGGAATGGGACTTCGACACCCGCAACACCTACCCGCTGCTGCTCAATGAACCCTATGTGCGGCTGTATCCGGCCCAGGTGGTCAAGCAGGCCGACCTGCTGCTGGCCATGCAGTGGCGCAGCCACGCATTCACCGACGAGCAGAAGGCCCGCAACGTCGACTACTACGAGCGGCGCACGGTGCGCGACTCGTCACTGTCGGCGTGCACCCAGGCGGTGATGTGCGCCGAGGTGGGGCATTTGGAGTTGGCCCACGACTACACCTACGAGACGGCGTTCGTTGACCTGCGCGATCTGCACGACAACACCCGCGACGGCCTGCATTTGGCGTCGCTGGCCGGTACCTGGCTCGCCTTGGTGGCCGGGTTCGGCGGCCTGCGTGACGACGCCGGCGTGCTGTCGCTGGATCCCGCACTGCCGGACGGGATCTCACGGCTACGGTTCGGGTTGCGTTGGCGGGGATTTCGGGTGACGGTCGACGCCAACCACAGCAAGGTCACCTACACCCTGCGCGATGGCCCCGACGGTCTGCTGACGATCAACCATGCCGGCGAGGAGGTCGAACTGAGCACGCAGTCCCCGACCACGCTGCCCGCCCGTCGGCGTGAACCGCTGCTGCCCGCCCCGCCCCAGCCGCCCGGGCGCGAGCCGAAGCACCGCCGGGAGGTAGCGCGGTGA
- a CDS encoding GMC oxidoreductase, whose translation MEPDYDVLIIGSGFGGSVSALRLTEKGYRVGVLEAGRRYADADFAKNSWHLREFLWAPKLGCYGIQRIHLLNNVMVLAGAGVGGGSLNYANTLYVPPEPFFADKQWAHITDWRAELMPHYDQAKRMLGVVQNPTFTDADRIVKQVADEMGVGETFVATPVGVFFGPDGANGAKEPGKTVADPFFGGAGPQRTGCIECGECMTGCRWGAKNTLVKNYLYLAESAGAQVHPMTTVTAFEQGADGLWQVTTVRTGLRARRHRKTFTARHLILAAGTYNTQRLLFKMRDKGKLPQLSDKLGVLTRTNSESIVGAATLSVNPDLDLTHGVAITSSIHPTADTHVEPVRYGKGSNAMGLLQTLMTDGSGPGGTDVPRWKQLLNQGREDPRNILRLLNPKDWSERTVIALVMQHLDNSITTFTKRGKLGIRRYTSKQGHGEPNPSWIPVGNEVTRRIAAKIDGVAGGTWGELFNIPLTAHFLGGAAIGDSPEHGVIDPYQRVYGYPTLAVMDGAAVSANLGVNPSLSITAQAERAASLWPNKGEADLRPTQGEAYRRLDPIAPKNPAVPDSAFGALRWPG comes from the coding sequence ATGGAGCCTGACTACGACGTCCTGATCATCGGCTCGGGTTTCGGTGGCAGCGTGAGCGCGCTGCGGCTGACCGAGAAGGGCTATCGGGTCGGCGTACTGGAAGCCGGACGCCGATACGCCGACGCGGATTTCGCCAAGAACTCCTGGCATCTGCGGGAGTTTCTGTGGGCGCCGAAGCTGGGGTGCTACGGCATTCAGCGCATCCACCTGCTCAACAACGTCATGGTGCTGGCCGGCGCCGGCGTCGGTGGCGGGTCGTTGAACTACGCCAACACCCTCTATGTCCCGCCGGAGCCGTTCTTCGCCGACAAGCAGTGGGCGCACATCACCGACTGGCGTGCCGAGTTGATGCCGCACTACGACCAGGCCAAGCGGATGCTCGGCGTGGTCCAGAACCCGACCTTCACCGACGCCGACCGCATCGTCAAGCAGGTCGCCGATGAGATGGGGGTCGGCGAGACGTTCGTAGCCACCCCGGTCGGGGTGTTCTTCGGCCCGGACGGCGCCAACGGTGCCAAGGAACCGGGCAAGACCGTGGCCGATCCGTTCTTCGGCGGTGCGGGCCCGCAGCGCACCGGTTGCATCGAGTGCGGAGAATGTATGACGGGCTGCCGCTGGGGTGCCAAGAACACCTTGGTCAAGAACTACCTGTATCTGGCGGAATCGGCTGGCGCACAGGTGCATCCGATGACGACGGTGACAGCCTTCGAGCAGGGTGCCGACGGACTGTGGCAGGTGACAACGGTGCGAACCGGTCTGCGCGCGCGCCGGCACCGCAAGACCTTCACTGCCCGGCACCTGATCCTGGCCGCCGGCACTTACAACACCCAGCGGCTGTTGTTCAAGATGCGCGATAAGGGCAAGCTGCCCCAGCTGTCCGACAAGCTGGGCGTGCTGACCCGCACCAACTCCGAATCCATCGTGGGTGCGGCCACATTGAGCGTCAACCCGGATCTGGACCTGACCCACGGCGTGGCGATCACCTCTTCGATTCACCCCACCGCCGACACCCACGTCGAACCGGTCCGCTACGGCAAGGGCTCCAACGCCATGGGGTTGTTGCAGACCCTGATGACCGACGGCTCCGGGCCGGGCGGGACGGATGTGCCGCGTTGGAAGCAACTGCTGAACCAGGGCCGCGAAGACCCCCGCAACATCCTGCGGCTGCTGAACCCCAAGGACTGGAGCGAGCGCACCGTGATCGCCCTGGTGATGCAGCACCTGGACAACTCGATCACCACCTTCACCAAACGCGGCAAACTGGGCATCCGTCGCTACACCAGCAAGCAGGGCCACGGCGAGCCGAACCCCAGCTGGATCCCGGTCGGCAACGAGGTCACCCGCCGCATCGCCGCCAAGATCGACGGCGTGGCCGGTGGCACCTGGGGCGAGCTGTTCAACATCCCGCTCACCGCGCACTTCTTGGGCGGGGCGGCGATCGGGGACAGCCCCGAGCACGGCGTCATCGACCCCTACCAGCGGGTGTACGGCTACCCGACCCTGGCGGTGATGGACGGCGCGGCGGTGTCGGCCAACCTCGGTGTCAACCCGTCGCTGTCGATCACCGCGCAGGCCGAGCGGGCCGCGTCGCTGTGGCCCAACAAGGGCGAGGCCGATCTGCGGCCCACCCAGGGCGAGGCCTACCGGCGACTGGACCCGATCGCGCCGAAGAACCCGGCGGTGCCGGACAGCGCTTTCGGTGCACTGCGCTGGCCCGGGTGA
- a CDS encoding GuaB3 family IMP dehydrogenase-related protein, with protein sequence MRDMVEIGMGRTARRTYELDDINIVPSRRTRSSKDVSTAWQLDAYRFEMPVLAHPTDALVSPEFAIELGRLGGLGVLNGEGLIGRHADVESKIAQVTEAAAKEPEPSAAIRLLQQLHAAPLNPELLGAAVARISEAGVTTAVRVSPQNAAALTPALVAAGVDLLVIQGTIISAERVAVDRDGAGEPLNLKTFISELDIPVVAGGVIDHRTALHLMRTGAAGVIVGYGSTSGVTTSDEVLGISVPMATAIADAAAARREYLDETGGRYVHVLADGDIHTSGDLAKAIACGADAVVLGTPLAGAAEAQGDGWYWPSAAAHPSLPRGALMQVAYGERPSLAQVLEGPSDDPFGSLNLVGGLRRSMAKAGYCDLKEFQKVGLTVGS encoded by the coding sequence ATGCGTGACATGGTTGAGATCGGCATGGGCCGCACCGCCCGTCGCACCTATGAGCTCGACGACATCAACATCGTGCCGTCCCGGCGTACGCGTTCCTCCAAGGACGTGTCCACCGCCTGGCAGCTGGACGCCTACCGGTTCGAGATGCCGGTGCTGGCTCATCCCACCGACGCGCTGGTCTCCCCGGAGTTCGCCATCGAACTGGGCCGGCTCGGTGGACTGGGTGTGCTCAACGGCGAAGGGCTGATCGGCCGCCACGCCGACGTCGAGTCCAAGATCGCCCAGGTGACCGAAGCGGCCGCCAAAGAACCCGAGCCCTCGGCGGCGATCCGGCTGCTGCAGCAGTTGCACGCCGCCCCGCTGAACCCCGAGCTGCTCGGCGCCGCGGTGGCACGCATCAGCGAGGCCGGCGTGACCACCGCGGTGCGGGTCAGCCCGCAGAACGCCGCGGCACTGACCCCGGCGCTGGTGGCCGCCGGCGTCGACCTGCTGGTCATCCAGGGCACCATCATCTCCGCGGAACGGGTCGCCGTGGACCGCGATGGTGCGGGCGAACCGCTCAACTTGAAGACCTTCATCTCCGAGCTGGACATCCCGGTGGTGGCCGGCGGAGTGATCGACCACCGCACCGCGCTGCACCTGATGCGGACCGGCGCGGCCGGGGTGATCGTGGGCTACGGCTCCACTTCCGGGGTGACCACCTCCGACGAGGTTCTGGGCATCTCGGTGCCGATGGCCACCGCGATCGCCGACGCGGCCGCTGCGCGCCGTGAATACCTCGACGAGACCGGCGGGCGCTACGTGCACGTGCTGGCCGACGGCGACATCCATACGTCCGGCGACCTGGCCAAGGCGATCGCTTGCGGCGCCGACGCGGTGGTGCTGGGCACGCCGCTGGCGGGCGCAGCCGAGGCGCAGGGCGACGGCTGGTACTGGCCCTCGGCAGCCGCCCACCCCTCCCTGCCGCGCGGCGCGCTGATGCAGGTCGCCTACGGGGAGCGCCCCAGCCTGGCGCAGGTGCTCGAGGGCCCCTCCGACGACCCGTTCGGCTCGTTGAACCTGGTCGGCGGGCTGCGTCGCTCGATGGCCAAGGCCGGCTACTGCGACCTCAAGGAATTCCAGAAGGTCGGCCTGACCGTCGGTTCCTGA